One part of the Dermacentor andersoni chromosome 2, qqDerAnde1_hic_scaffold, whole genome shotgun sequence genome encodes these proteins:
- the mRpL44 gene encoding large ribosomal subunit protein mL44 has translation MECMTRFILRTAPCALPLLRSQAAPRFTQVCGYKRSLPAVLMEMKARRKRAGPEPLRHRSARLEWNYDAEMYAFARRLGESWADSTLRIAFVQASYLEREKQQREELGMSSENAGADIGLTPNTDLSAAGYDFSKSYAQNYISQTFPSLPSDGIEALKSYLLSDTVLSHVSSSIGTADLIMCADFPPEESTLANVLMALIGGLLKDCGVERAQLFVRDFVLTQLIGKDVCELWEIPDPHERLAAVLQNSGRAPAEPRLLWESGRNTLEASFCVGLYSDKQFLGCSVGETLTIAKEMAARDALRRFFGLSHDRNALPMCGKNLTLRHDRTAQQSSTAAATQ, from the coding sequence ATGGAGTGCATGACACGTTTCATATTGAGGACTGCGCCTTGCGCTCTGCCACTTCTGCGATCGCAAGCCGCGCCTAGGTTTACTCAGGTATGCGGGTACAAGCGATCACTCCCAGCTGTGCTAATGGAGATGAAAGCTCGTCGAAAAAGGGCAGGCCCGGAGCCCCTGCGTCATCGCTCCGCTCGTCTGGAATGGAACTACGACGCGGAAATGTATGCCTTCGCCAGGCGCCTGGGCGAAAGCTGGGCCGACAGCACGCTTCGAATCGCCTTTGTGCAAGCATCTTACCTGGAACGGGAAAAGCAACAGCGTGAAGAACTAGGCATGTCATCGGAGAACGCCGGCGCCGACATAGGCTTAACGCCGAACACCGATCTATCTGCGGCTGGTTACGACTTTAGCAAGAGTTACGCACAAAACTACATTAGTCAAACTTTTCCCAGCCTACCTTCGGACGGTATTGAGGCCTTAAAAAGCTATTTGTTATCAGACACCGTACTGTCGCACGTTTCGAGTAGCATCGGCACTGCGGACTTGATCATGTGCGCCGACTTTCCTCCGGAGGAAAGCACGTTGGCCAACGTACTCATGGCTTTAATTGGGGGATTGCTGAAAGACTGTGGAGTAGAACGGGCGCAGCTATTTGTGCGGGACTTTGTGCTCACGCAGCTGATAGGCAAGGATGTGTGCGAGCTGTGGGAAATTCCCGACCCTCACGAGAGGCTGGCCGCCGTGCTGCAAAATTCCGGTAGGGCTCCCGCGGAACCGAGGTTGCTCTGGGAGTCCGGGAGGAACACTCTTGAAGCCAGTTTCTGTGTTGGGCTTTACTCCGACAAGCAGTTTCTGGGCTGCAGCGTCGGCGAAACGCTGACCATAGCCAAAGAAATGGCGGCTCGAGACGCACTCCGCCGTTTCTTTGGTTTGTCGCACGATAGAAATGCCTTGCCCATGTGCGGAAAAAATCTTACGTTGAGACACGACCGAACAGCGCAGCAGAGCTCAACTGCAGCGGCAACGCAATAA